One window from the genome of Bdellovibrio sp. NC01 encodes:
- a CDS encoding SLBB domain-containing protein has product MTMQKSIRLLMASIIMITSVQYAHAEDGLLSDIKPPQQASEYIFRSSPKESLISVQLMGAVNKPGIYYVPANTDLLKLITLAGGSSQVGDVSEVLVRKQDQKSWGSVNSKAVNEYKGAYEVDAEKIIKYGGARDLKLAQDDFVYVPQKSTWVSSETTRNVTMISLVAGIVLTGLLIQKNSDHK; this is encoded by the coding sequence ATGACTATGCAGAAAAGCATCCGCCTTTTGATGGCTTCGATTATTATGATTACTTCAGTGCAATACGCACACGCTGAGGACGGGTTGCTCAGTGATATCAAACCTCCACAGCAAGCGTCGGAATATATCTTTCGCTCTTCACCAAAAGAATCTTTGATCAGTGTGCAACTGATGGGCGCTGTGAATAAGCCAGGTATTTACTATGTGCCTGCGAATACAGATTTGTTGAAGTTGATCACTCTTGCAGGTGGTTCTTCACAAGTCGGTGACGTCAGTGAAGTTCTTGTTCGCAAGCAAGATCAAAAATCTTGGGGTAGTGTGAATTCAAAAGCGGTGAATGAATACAAAGGCGCTTACGAAGTTGATGCCGAAAAAATTATTAAGTACGGCGGTGCTCGTGATTTAAAATTGGCGCAAGATGATTTCGTTTACGTGCCACAGAAGTCAACGTGGGTCAGCAGCGAAACGACTCGCAACGTGACAATGATTTCTTTGGTGGCTGGGATTGTTTTGACAGGCCTTTTGATTCAAAAAAACTCGGATCATAAATAA